In Shewanella glacialimarina, the genomic stretch TTCAGGTAAGGGAATGAGTGAGACGCAAATCGCACGAGCAAAAGAGCGATTTTATCGGGTGGATGAAAATGAATCCCAAGGTGCTGGTTTGGGATTATCGATTTGCCAGCACATTATTAGTCTACATGGCGGTGAGCTTAATTTGGCAGCCAACCAACCTAAAGGCTTAGTCGTCAGTATGTCATGGCCAAACGCAACACAATAAACAGCGCGGATAACGTAGTAGCCGAATAAATTAGTTTGGACTAATTTATCTCTACAGACGTACAATGAGGTTATTTGTTAGACTGCATGGCTGATCAAAATACGCGTTTGCAATGAGTTATTGCAATAAACTGTCATAATGTTCAGTCACAATCATCGAACCTTATTTTTATACAGCGGCTTTCTATCATGCCGCTGCAACTTCACTTCATCGTTAAGGAACAAACATGATCACTCAAGGACAAACTTTACCAGCGGGTACATTAGGTCAATTAACTAAAGACGGCATGGTAAACCATAACGTTACTGAGCTATTCGCGGATAAAAAAGTGGTTTTATTTGCCGTACCAGGTGCATTTACGCCAACGTGTTCAGAAGCACATTTACCGGGTTTTGTGGTATTAGCGGATCAGCTTAAAGCCAAAGGTGTTGATTTAATTGCGTGTGTATCAGTTAACGATGCATTCGTGATGAAAGCTTGGGGCGAAGCGCAAAATGCATCAGAATTAATGATGCTTGCAGACGGTGATGCTAGCTTTACTAAAGCGTTAGGTTTAGAAATGGATACCGCAGGTTTTGGTGGTGTTCGTTCACAACGTTATGCCATGGTAATTGATAAAGGCGTGGTTAGCGTATTAAACGTTGAAGCGGCTAAGTCATTTGAAGTCAGTACTGCTGAAGCAGTATTAGCTGCCCTATAAGTTTCCCTTTCATCACTTTGACGTGATGATGAACTAAAAAAGCACGCCACCATTACTTTGATTGGCGTGCTTTTTTTTGGTTACAAACAGTACGATGCAGGCTTAGAAGTAGTGAATATATTCAGCACCGACACGATATAACACATCATCAAAACCTATTAAATCTAACTCATAATCACGGCTGACATATTCGGTTGCGAAATGCAGTAAATTGTTCTGGTTGCCTAACGGCACAATAACGCCAAATTTTAAGTGATCTACTTTATAAAATTGATTGTCGTCATACGCCCACTCACCAGAGAAATGGCTGTAGGATGCAGTTATTTGTACGCTACTGTTGGTAAAGGTATAGGCGTTATTCCATTCAAAAAAGTAACCTAGACCAGAGCGGCCAAGTACATCAACACCGTGGCCAAGTTCTTGGCGCGGCCAATCATCATCTTTTTCTTCTTCGCTATAACCTGCGGCAAGTACAAAGCCAAGATCGTAATGGTTAACGTCAGTAAAACGACGATTTAAGCCTAAACCAGCAATGGCTAATATTTCAAACTCTTCTAGTTGCTGGCTATTGTAATGGCCTTCAACACGAGCGTGGGCACTGACGATATATTGCTGCTGATCACCAAAACTGGTAAAAGGACGATAATAATGGAGCTTAGCATCCATAGAGTTACGATAGCGGTCGTCATCGTACTTTTCAGAGTCTCTTTCGTAGTAATAAGTTGCCCGTGCGCGAATATAGTTTTCATCTAGCTTAAGGCCATTATTGTAACGGCGATCATCCCAAATGATTGAAAACCCACCACCGCGCGACATTGAGCTATATTCTGAGTCTGGATATGATTCAAGACCGACAATAACCGACGCGGCTAATGGCAAGGGCTTTTCTTCTGCCATAACGGAGGTACTGATATGTGCCAATAGTAAACTACTGATCACTAACATCATCAATTTCATAATGTGGATAACCTTTTTCAATGTAAACGCAATGTGCTGCCTAATATTAACATCTTGAGGGCATATATCATTATAAAAAGGAGGGATTAAGCTGTACTTAAGTGTTAGCTTTTGATCATGTTTTGGGTAATAAAACCCGGGCAATTAACCCACCATCAGCTCGATTTGCCAAACTCACTTTGCCATTATGGCGGTCGATAATACGCTTAATGATTGCTAGGCCTAAGCCTGAACCTACGCTACCACGCGCACTGTCACCTTGGGTAAAAGGCTGGAAAAGTGTTTCTGCTGTAGCTTCATCAATACCAGGGCCATCATCCTCTACCGAAAAACCGATAAATGCACCTTGTTGGAAGGATGATATTTTTACCCAGCCATTACCGTATCTAAAGGCATTTTCTACCAGGTTACTCAGTACCCGCTTAATCGCTACGGGATGAATAAGAATTTCCGGACATTCGCTTAAGTTTGTTTCTAGCACACCTGAACGATGACTTTCTTGCTGACTTATCTCTTGAATTAGCTGATTAACTTGAAACAATTCACGAGCAACATCTTCATCATTGCGGATATAAGCAATAAATTGGGTGATGATGGCGTCCATGTCTTCTATATCACCGACAATGCCGTCTTTTAAATATTGGTCATCTTCCACCATCATTTCTGATGCAAGGCGAATCCTGGTTAAAGGAGTGCGTAAATCGTGAGATATTCCGGCCATCAGTAGGGCGCGGTCTTGCTCTAGTTGTTTCATGCTGTGCGCCATTTGATTAAACGCATGGGTTACTTCAACTATTTCCGTTGAGCCACTTAAGGGTAAAGGCTCGGGGAATTGGCCTTTTGATACCGCAAAAGCGGCCTTTTGTAATCGTTTTAAAGGTTTGTTTTGTTTGCGAGCAAACAGCCAACCGCCAGCGACACTAAGTGCTCCGATAACCAGCAAATATAATGTCAGTGGCGATAAGTCAGATTCGTTAATGCTAGTCAGCGGCACTTTTATCCACAATTTAGGCGCTTGCGGTGGGCGGATCCAAACATTTAACGTCTCGCCTTGAGAAAAGCGCACTTCTGCTTCACCGCCTAAATAACCTGACATTTGCTCAGATAAAAAACCATAGTAAGCGGCATTGTCTAAACCTGCTTCACGGGCTTGTTTTAGGTTGTAGACGGTCATGCCATCGTGGCGAACTTTGGCGTTAAGTGCGTCAACCATGGACAGATGTTCACGACCAACGTCAACACCATCAACAAATAGAATATTGATTTGCCTAGCAATAAGCTGGTTAATTTGCTCATAACTGGGTTTAATAAAATACACAGCAACTGACCAATAAGACACCAGTTGATTGATCAGCAGCAAGCTACCAATCAATACCACGGTTTGACTAAAGGCGTTACGAGGTAAGAGGCGTTGCCACCACTTTAAGACTAATTTGGCAGGTTCAGGCACGGTTTACTTACGCGCCGAACCGTCAGGCACAAACACATAGCCTAAACCCCATACCGTTTGAATATAACGTGGGTTGGCTGCATCTTTCTCTATTAATCGGCGTAAACGCGATACTTGCACATCAATCGAACGCTCTAGGGCAGAATAATCACGGCCCCTTGCTAAATTCATGAGTTTGTCGCGCGATAGTGGCTCACGAGGGTGGGAAACCAATACTTTTAATACCGCAAATTCGCCACTAGTGAGCGCAATACTTTCATCACCATGGAACATTTCGCGGGTGGCTAAATTCAGTGAAAACTCACCAAACTCAATCATTTCTTCTTGCTGTGCAGGGGCGCCGGGTACATCAGTAATTTGTCGGCGCATTACCGCTTTAATGCGGGCAAGTAATTCACGGGGATTAAATGGTTTAGGTAAGTAATCATCGGCGCCTAGTTCTAGGCCAATAATGCGATCGACTTCATCGCCTTTTGCGGTAAGCATCACAATCGGGATCGGGTTTTCTTGCTGACGTAAACGGCGACAAATAGATAAACCATCTTCACCTGGTAACATTAAATCTAATACGAGTAAGTGAAAGTTTTCACGCTCAAGTAGTCTATTCATTTGATCTGCATTGGCAGCGCTGCGTACCTGGTAGCCTTGCTCCATTAAATAACGCTCTAACAACGAACGCAGTCGCATATCGTCATCAACAACGAGAATTTTAGATGTTTCTTGGCCCATGAAAATGTCCCTTTTACCTTCAGCATTTTTAGTTAATATAACCAGTTTACCGCTTGGCTAATAGTGTCTTGAAAGTAACTTTAGCTTGAAGTCGCATTTTTATAACTATTTGTTATTAAATGCTATTGATTTTATTGATTTTTAATTAATATCAATTAAAGTGTGAAAATTGTAACAAATCCCATTTTGTAGATAATTAACAAGGCTTTGTAAGCTAGGTATGCAAATTGTATTAAATGCTTATGTTTAAAATAATTTTCCCCACACAAACTCAGCGTTAATAGCTTGATCTGAACTGCTATAAACCTGGGCGTAATAGCCGTTAGCAAAAATCACACAATAGCTGATATCAACCGCCAATTTATTAGGCCAATATCCAAAAGTGTGATGGCGCTCAAGTGCTTGGTATTGCTGACCGAGAATATCCACATCACCATACTCAGAGGATAAAGTGAGTAGGGTATTTGCTGCGGACAGCGAGTATTGGATCGGTTGGGTTACAAGGTTGTGAGTGAGCAAGTCGGTTTTGGTTATTTCTGGTAATTCTACAGGCTGCGTGACTAAAGACTGTGCCGCTACAAACTGAGCTTGTAACGATTGTTGTCGGTAAAATACTAGCTCACTGGGAATAAACTGCAGTGCATCAGTCAGTTGCTTGATACGTCCCCAATGGTGGAAGCTGCTATTTGGTGAGTCGAGGTTGATAAAAACGTGGCTATAACTGGTATCAGGATTAATGTGCAGCAATGCCATTTGGTTTGCTGATTGATAAAGCCAGTCGCCTGTTATAGGCAGGTCATTATTGGGTAGAACACTACTTGGTAGGGCGCTATTAGGTAGAGCAATGTTCGTTAGCACGCTCGTCAGTAGGTTATTACTGTAGGCGAAACCGACATTAAAACACATTGATATAGGCAACATAATGACAAGTGTAAATAGCGGTTTAGGTCGATATTTATCAAATAAGTCTTTTAGCATTGAGTACATATAATTCCCTTTATGTGTACAAATAGAAGGTTAAGTATAGTTGATAAAATGGCACATAAAAAAAGAGCCTCATAAAGAGACTCAATTTTAGGTATTCATAAAGTATGATTTAAGGTGAGTTAGAAGCGGCCTACAACACCCAAACCTACATTATAACCATCAGCATCAGAATCAAGATTTTTTGATAAATCAAATGTAGCAGAGAATGCATCTGACATGCGTAACCAGTATGCGGTTTTAACCATAAAAGCATCATCAGAGCCAACATCCGCATAACCTAAACCCACAGACCAGGCTTTAGTCACATACCAATCTGCATTGATATTGATTAAGTCATCAGCATCTGTGTGAGTCCAAGATGCACCTAGGTCGATACCGGTTGTTGTTTCAAAATCAATAAAGCTACGCACTTCAGCACCGTACTGTGATTCAAAGTCATCACTGCCATCAATATAAAAAGCGGCTACTTTTGAGCTATCATTGAAAAAATAACCCCCATCCAGTTTGTAAACACTGCCACTATTATTGCCAAATTCTACACGTTGGAATTGACCACCAACGAACCATTTTGAATCAAACACATAAGTACCATCAAAACCTAAAGTGTCCACATCTGCAGCGTCAAACATAGAATAGTTAGCGCCAACGTTAGATTTTTGCGCTAAAAAGCCGTTAAGTGCATAAGGGCCGTTTGCTTGGTCAACAGGGCTAACATAGTAGCGATATTTTGCATTCCAAATACCGTCGCCAAATTCTTCAGAGTTAGCGTTATAGCTTAAGCCCGCTTCGTGTTGAAACGCAGCATCTTGTGCAGCTACAGCAGGTAAGCCTACAAAACCTAATAATAACGCTAGAGCAGTAACATTTTTCATCAATCATTCCTTTATTTGATTATTTTTCGCTAGGTAATTCAAGCAAGGTCGGGGGGGGAGATAGACTGAACATACAAGATGTTTAATCCACTATATTTTTCTTCCAAAAC encodes the following:
- the envZ gene encoding two-component system sensor histidine kinase EnvZ, whose product is MPEPAKLVLKWWQRLLPRNAFSQTVVLIGSLLLINQLVSYWSVAVYFIKPSYEQINQLIARQINILFVDGVDVGREHLSMVDALNAKVRHDGMTVYNLKQAREAGLDNAAYYGFLSEQMSGYLGGEAEVRFSQGETLNVWIRPPQAPKLWIKVPLTSINESDLSPLTLYLLVIGALSVAGGWLFARKQNKPLKRLQKAAFAVSKGQFPEPLPLSGSTEIVEVTHAFNQMAHSMKQLEQDRALLMAGISHDLRTPLTRIRLASEMMVEDDQYLKDGIVGDIEDMDAIITQFIAYIRNDEDVARELFQVNQLIQEISQQESHRSGVLETNLSECPEILIHPVAIKRVLSNLVENAFRYGNGWVKISSFQQGAFIGFSVEDDGPGIDEATAETLFQPFTQGDSARGSVGSGLGLAIIKRIIDRHNGKVSLANRADGGLIARVLLPKT
- the ompR gene encoding osmolarity response regulator transcription factor OmpR — translated: MGQETSKILVVDDDMRLRSLLERYLMEQGYQVRSAANADQMNRLLERENFHLLVLDLMLPGEDGLSICRRLRQQENPIPIVMLTAKGDEVDRIIGLELGADDYLPKPFNPRELLARIKAVMRRQITDVPGAPAQQEEMIEFGEFSLNLATREMFHGDESIALTSGEFAVLKVLVSHPREPLSRDKLMNLARGRDYSALERSIDVQVSRLRRLIEKDAANPRYIQTVWGLGYVFVPDGSARK
- a CDS encoding putative porin — encoded protein: MKNVTALALLLGFVGLPAVAAQDAAFQHEAGLSYNANSEEFGDGIWNAKYRYYVSPVDQANGPYALNGFLAQKSNVGANYSMFDAADVDTLGFDGTYVFDSKWFVGGQFQRVEFGNNSGSVYKLDGGYFFNDSSKVAAFYIDGSDDFESQYGAEVRSFIDFETTTGIDLGASWTHTDADDLININADWYVTKAWSVGLGYADVGSDDAFMVKTAYWLRMSDAFSATFDLSKNLDSDADGYNVGLGVVGRF
- a CDS encoding peroxiredoxin, whose translation is MITQGQTLPAGTLGQLTKDGMVNHNVTELFADKKVVLFAVPGAFTPTCSEAHLPGFVVLADQLKAKGVDLIACVSVNDAFVMKAWGEAQNASELMMLADGDASFTKALGLEMDTAGFGGVRSQRYAMVIDKGVVSVLNVEAAKSFEVSTAEAVLAAL